GAACCCGTTCCCCATCGTGCAATACCGATCCGATGATGTTGTCTTTCGCCCTTTTGCCTCGCAGATCGAATACCGCAGTTATTTCGTGTCCTCAGACGACAGACCCACCTCCAGCGTCGCACGCGCCTTTATGAGGCACCTCAGATTGCACACTGCAAAGGACCCCTTCTCGAAAAAGGCGTGAATGCCGAAATTGGGACACACCAAGCTGATCGCAAACCACTTGGGCGAGAACCGAATTGTATGCCGGTTGGCTTGGTTCTAGTATTAGGTCAGCATGAAACGGTGACAGAGGTCGCGGTCTGACAGGCCCGCCTGCTTGATCCACGCATTTGGCAGGAACCCGTTGCTGGAAGAAATAAAATCCCTTGCGTATCTGACACTTGGCACCGCCCGTGATCTGGCGCCCATCGTTGGCGTCGTGGCAATGTTTCAATTTCTGATCCTGCGGCAACCCATGGATGATGTGGGCGAAAAGCTAATTGGGCTTCTGTTTGTCATGGCCGGGCTGGCAATCTTCATTCGGGGGTTGGAACTTGCGTTGTTTCCCATCGGAGAATCTCTTGCAGATGCCTTCGCCAACAAAGGCAGCCTGTTCTGGCTTTTGACCTTTGCCTTCTCGTTGGGATTTGGCACCACAGTGGCAGAACCAGCCCTGATCGCCGTCAGCCGCGAAGCGGCAAGGGTCATGTCCGACATCGGGGCCGTTGGCCCAACCAAGGGCGAGCAGACCAGCTATGCCGATGCGTTGCGATATACGGTTGCTGCGGCTGTTGGATCGTCCCTTGTTATCGGCGTAATGCGGATATTGCTGGGCTGGCCGATCCATTATCTGATCATCGGGGGTTATGTTCTTGTCGTGATCATGACCGCTTTTGCCCCGGCCGAGATCATCGGCATCGCCTATGACAGCGGCGGCGTAACGACATCGACTGTAACCGTGCCCCTGACCACCGCGCTGGGGGTCGGTCTGGCCAGCGTCATCAAGGGTCGCAACCCGATGATCGACGGCTTTGGACTGGTCGCTTTTGCCAGCCTTCTGCCCATCGTTTTCGTGCTGGGCTTCGGGATCGTGGGGTCAATGCGATGATCCACGAATTGCTGATCACTTTCGTTGCGACCATCAAAGATGTGCTGCCGATCCTTGCCGTCCTGATCTTTTTTCAGGCCGTCGTGCTGCGCAGGCCTGTGCCGCATCTGCGCAATGTTCTGGTGGGTGGTGTCTATGTCGTGCTGGGTCTGGGACTATTCCTGTTTGGCTTAAAAGAGGCGCTGTTCCCGCTGGGCGAAGCCATGGCCCGCCAGTTGACCGACCCTGCCTTTCTGGTCGATCCCACGGATTGGACCGCACATGGCTGGACGTATCTGTTCGCCTTCGCCATTGGGTTTTCCACCACGATCGCCGAACCATCCCTGATTGCCGTCGCCATCAAGGCTCGCGAAGTATCTGGCGGAACAGTGAGGGAATGGGGACTTCGTATCGCGGT
This DNA window, taken from Aliiroseovarius sp. F47248L, encodes the following:
- a CDS encoding DUF1538 domain-containing protein gives rise to the protein MIHAFGRNPLLEEIKSLAYLTLGTARDLAPIVGVVAMFQFLILRQPMDDVGEKLIGLLFVMAGLAIFIRGLELALFPIGESLADAFANKGSLFWLLTFAFSLGFGTTVAEPALIAVSREAARVMSDIGAVGPTKGEQTSYADALRYTVAAAVGSSLVIGVMRILLGWPIHYLIIGGYVLVVIMTAFAPAEIIGIAYDSGGVTTSTVTVPLTTALGVGLASVIKGRNPMIDGFGLVAFASLLPIVFVLGFGIVGSMR
- a CDS encoding DUF1538 domain-containing protein; this encodes MIHELLITFVATIKDVLPILAVLIFFQAVVLRRPVPHLRNVLVGGVYVVLGLGLFLFGLKEALFPLGEAMARQLTDPAFLVDPTDWTAHGWTYLFAFAIGFSTTIAEPSLIAVAIKAREVSGGTVREWGLRIAVATGVALSLVFGTYRIVTGTPLYMYMIVGYAVVIVQTMFAPKNIVPLAYDSGGVTTSTVTVPLVAALGLGLASTVPGRSPALDGFGLIALASLFPMITVMGYAQLVQWNDARRAEPSAPDAKTEDIE